In Capsicum annuum cultivar UCD-10X-F1 chromosome 11, UCD10Xv1.1, whole genome shotgun sequence, one genomic interval encodes:
- the LOC107871006 gene encoding profilin encodes MSWQTYVDDHLMCEIEGNHLTSAAIIGQDGSVWAQSATFPQFKPEEITAIMNDFAEPGTLAPTGLYLGGTKYMVIQGEAGAVIRGKKGPGGITVKKTNQALIIGIYDEPMTPGQCNMIVERLGDYLIEQSL; translated from the exons atGTCGTGGCAAACATATGTGGATGATCATTTGATGTGTGAGATTGAAGGTAATCATCTCACTTCTGCTGCTATCATTGGTCAAGATGGTTCTGTTTGGGCTCAATCTGCTACTTTCCCTCAG TTTAAACCTGAAGAGATAACAGCCATAATGAATGACTTTGCTGAACCTGGTACACTTGCTCCAACTGGTTTATATCTTGGGGGAACAAAGTATATGGTGATTCAAGGGGAGGCAGGGGCTGTTATACGCGGCAAGAAG GGTCCCGGTGGCATCACCGTTAAGAAAACTAACCAGGCTTTGATCATTGGAATATATGACGAACCGATGACTCCTGGTCAGTGTAATATGATTGTTGAAAGGCTGGGTGACTATCTCATTGAACAGAGTCTCTAA
- the LOC107871007 gene encoding vacuolar protein sorting-associated protein 32 homolog 2, with translation MFKRLLGKPKQETNALETLDKLNETLEMLEKKESVLLKKAAAEVGKAKEFTRAKNKRAAIQCLKRKRLYEQQVEQLGNFQLRIHDQMILLEGAKATTETVDALRTGAAAMKAMQKATNIDDVDKTMDEINEQTENMKMIQEALSTPIGSAADIDDDELEAELEELEEAELEEQLLQPATTAPSAPIHVPAGRQQVRPAAQHSKTEEDELAALQAEMAL, from the exons ATGTTTAAGCGATTGCTTGGAAAACCCAAACAAGAAACGAATGCTCTAGAAACACTAGACAAGTTAAATGAG ACGCTTGAGATGCTTGAGAAAAAGGAGAGCGTTTTATTGAAGAAGGCTGCTGCTGAGGTTGGAAAAGCGAAGGAATTCACTAGAGCAAAAAATAAAAGGG CTGCAATACAATGTTTGAAAAGGAAAAGGCTCTATGAACAGCAAGTCGAACAGCTTGGAAATTTCCAATTGCGTATCCATGATCAG ATGATACTGCTAGAAGGTGCAAAAGCCACAACAGAAACCGTTGACGCTTTGAGAACTGGAGCAGCTGCAATGAAAGCCATGCAGAAGGCAAC GAATATTGACGATGTTGACAAAACAATGGATGAAATCAACGAGCAGACTGAGAACATGAAGATGATTCAGGAAGCATTATCTACACCAATTGGCTCAGCTGCTGATATCGATGAT GATGAGTTAGAGGCAGAACTGGAAGAACTGGAAGAAGCTGAGTTGGAAGAACAACTCCTTCAGCCTGCTACTACCGCCCCTTCTGCACCTATTCATGTGCCTGCTGGTAGGCAACAAGTGCGCCCTGCCGCACAGCATAGCAAAACAGAAGAGGATGAACTTGCTGCTTTGCAGGCTGAAATGGCTCTTTGA
- the LOC107871008 gene encoding clathrin interactor EPSIN 1 — translation MDFMKVFDQTVREIKREVNLKVLKVPEIEQKVLDATDDEPWGPHGTALADIAQATKKYSECQMVMNVLWSRLPETGKNWRYVYKALAVIEYLVAHGSERAVDEIVEHTFQISSLTSFEYVEPNGKDMGINVRKKAETIVALLNNKEKIQEVRDKAAANRDKYFGLSSSGVTFKSGSASFSSSSNFQSGDRYGGFGNKSDGDSFTDTYKEKDRYGEDKVRQSSFKSKKGSSHYGSKAQDTVSGSGSKTAKRKGKPDKASSNPPQSAVASSNKYEEDFDDFDPRGTSSTKPSTGNSDQVDLFGQNLIGDLLDAPTPVPADNSTVTNHPSEVDLFADANFVSAKPQSNAGISVDLFASQPSSSPVASSTIDFFAASDPVVQPDVRSPKPVEINTTMVDPFAAVPLNNFDSSDPFGAFASPSDPISVPNEISASGGNQQSPNKLDKSPLDAKPTPKKANFQVNSGIWADSLSRGLIDLNIAAPTKVNLSDVGIVGGLTDGSDVKDKGPTTFHMGKAMGQGTKLGQSGFTSTATGGADDFFSSPQNYQFGSFQK, via the exons ATGGATTTCATGAAGGTGTTTGATCAAACAGTTCGAGAAAT AAAGAGGGAGGTGAATTTGAAAGTGTTAAAGGTTCCTGAGATTGAGCAGAAG GTATTGGATGCTACAGATGACGAACCTTGGGGTCCCCATGGTACTGCATTGGCTGATATAGCTCAGGCCACAAAAAAATA CTCGGAGTGTCAGATGGTTATGAATGTCTTGTGGTCAAGATTGCCTGAAACAGGAAAGAACTGGCGTTATGTCTATAAG GCGTTGGCTGTTATAGAGTATTTGGTAGCACATGGATCTGAACGCGCAGTTGATGAGATCGTAGAACATACCTTTCAGATCTCA TCTCTGACAAGTTTCGAGTATGTTGAACCAAATGGGAAAGATATGGGCATCAATGTGAGGAAAAAAGCAGAAACCATTGTGGCTCTATTGAATAACAAGGAAAAGATACAAGAGGTTAGAGATAAAGCTGCTGCAAATCGTGACAA GTACTTTGGACTGTCATCTTCCGGAGTAACATTTAAGTCAGGCTCTGCCTCTTTTAGTAGCAGCAGCAACTTTCAAAGTGGTGATCGATATGGAGGTTTTGGAAACAAAAGTGATGGCGACTCATTTACGGATACATACAAGGAAAAGGATCGGTATGGTGAAGATAAAGTTCGCCAAAGTAGTTTTAAATCAAAAAAGGGGTCATCTCATTATGGCAG CAAGGCGCAAGACACTGTTTCAGGTAGTGGATCAAAGACGGCAAAGAGAAAAGGTAAACCTGATAAAGCTAGTTCTAATCCTCCACAGAGCGCAGTTGCATCGTCAAACAAATATGAGgaagattttgatgattttgatccTCGAGGGACTTCAAGTACTA AGCCTTCTACAGGAAACTCCGATCAAGTAGATCTATTTGGGCAAAATTTGATTGGTGACCTCTTGGATGCACCAACACCTGTTCCAGCTGATAATTCTACTGTCACCAATCATCCGTCGGAGGTTGATTTATTTGCTGACGCCAATTTTGTATCAGCGAAACCACAGTCTAATGCGGGG ATTAGTGTTGATCTGTTTGCTTCCCAGCCTTCCTCTTCACCTGTAGCTTCTTCAACAATAGATTTTTTTGCTGCATCAGATCCTGTTGTTCAACCTGACGTCAGATCTCCAAAACCAGTCGAGATAAATACTACTATGGTCGATCCATTTGCTGCAGTTCCACTAAATAACTTCGACAGTTCTGATCCTTTTGGTGCATTTGCTTCTCCTTCTGATCCTATATCAGTACCCAATGAGATTTCCGCCAGTGGTGGGAATCAGCAGTCTCCTAACAAATTAGACAAATCTCCTCTCGACGCAAAGCCCACACCGAAGAAAGCTAATTTTCAAGTCAACTCTGGAATATGGGCTGATTCATTGAGCCGTGGACTCATTGATCTGAATATTGCTGCAC CCACAAAGGTCAACCTTTCAGACGTAGGCATCGTGGGTGGATTGACCGATGGGTCAGATGTGAAAGATAAAGGGCCAACCACTTTTCACATGGGTAAAGCCATGGGTCAAGGAACCAAACTTGGCCAATCTGGGTTCACGTCCACAGCTACAGGTGGTGCAGATGACTTTTTTTCAAGTCCTCAGAACTATCAATTTGGCAGCTTTCAAAAGTGA
- the LOC107871009 gene encoding protein EARLY FLOWERING 3 — translation MKRGISEEKVMGPMFPRLHVNDTEKGGPRAPPRNKMALYEQLSIPSQRYNPSDLPVNNSNSATLVHPHSSQENEPERDAIFPRQLPVLRHPVEKPHDRSTGSNTPSREGTLKRTDQLLQFKPRENLVNSFGESQKTDIVQLEFASDSQVDCTVFTGSVIDADNDSQEDKTCKSSQTREMNQSDELSETSMVEFVAEMNISPDDVVRMIGEKHFWKARRAIADQQRALAVQVFELHRLLKVQKLIAGSPNVNLEDTAYLGKPLKKLSANRRSVKAPENVPRTKNDSDKPESRMECNAENDVGKTCSSVQNSSQPSSCRPVSEKQRPTPVKYDSLTSPWCYNQPPGHQWLIPVMSPSEGLVYKPHPGPSVISSVYGGCGPAYGLPFAPPTGHDYFRPFGMPVMNPAIPSPDQYQSNQVAATRSQGQLSGRGANINIQHQNSSNIGSEYDGAVPEVVRLYPSRDSELHASTASSPSQRARGVNASNSTRGRSAFRLFPTSPAIDNSVLRPQPRFPNHPARVIKVVPHNARSATESAARIFQSIQEERKQ, via the exons ATGAAGAGAGGGATAAGTGAAGAGAAAGTGATGGGACCGATGTTTCCAAGACTTCATGTTAACGATACAGAAAAAGGAGGTCCAAGAGCACCTCCGAGGAACAAGATGGCGCTTTATGAACAACTTAGTATCCCTTCCCAACGATACAATCCCAGCGATTTACCTGTTAACAATAGTAACAGCGCGACTTTGGTCCATCCTCACTCAAGCCAG GAGAATGAACCTGAAAGAGATGCAATTTTCCCAAGACAACTTCCTGTTTTACGACATCCAGTTGAGAAGCCACACGACCGTAGTACTGGTTCAAATACTCCATCGCGAGAAGGTACATTGAAGCGGACTGATCAACTATTGCAGTTTAAACCGAGAGAGAATCTTGTCAATTCCTTTGGTGAATCCCAGAAGACCGACATAGTACAGTTGGAATTCGCATCTGATTCTCAAGTTGATTGCACTGTGTTTACCGGATCTGTCATAGATGCTGACAACG ACTCTCAGGAAGACAAGACATGTAAATCATCACAAACACGAGAAATGAACCAGAGCGATGAACTATCAGAGACTTCCATGGTCGAATTTGTAGCTGAAATGAACATATCTCCTGATGATGTTGTTAGAATGATTGGAGAAAAGCATTTCTGGAAAGCAAGACGAGCTATTGCTGA CCAGCAGAGAGCGCTTGCAGTTCAAGTATTCGAGTTGCATCGACTACTCAAG GTCCAGAAACTGATAGCTGGTTCGCCAAATGTGAATCTCGAAGATACTGCTTATTTAGGCAAACCTTTAAAGAAGTTGTCTGCGAACAGACGTAGTGTCAAAGCACCTGAAAATGTTCCGCGGACCAAGAATGATTCGGATAAGCCTGAATCTAGGATGGAATGCAATGCTGAAAATGATGTAGGAAAGACATGTTCTTCTGTTCAAAATAGTAGCCAACCGTCTAGCTGCAGACCAGTTTCAGAAAAACAACGACCAACACCTGTAAAATATGATTCCCTTACGAGTCCTTGGTGCTACAATCAACCTCCCGGGCACCAATGGTTGATACCTGTGATGTCTCCTTCTGAAGGACTCGTATACAAGCCACACCCCGGACCTTCAGTCATAAGTTCAGTATATGGAGGCTGTGGACCAGCATATGGACTGCCTTTTGCACCTCCAACTGGTCATGACTACTTTCGTCCATTTGGCATGCCAGTTATGAATCCAGCAATCCCATCTCCAGATCAATATCAATCGAACCAGGTTGCTGCGACGCGTTCTCAAGGTCAGTTGTCAGGAAGGGGAGCTAATATTAACATCCAACACCAGAACTCAAGTAACATTGGGAGTGAGTATGATGGAGCCGTGCCAGAGGTTGTGAGATTGTATCCCTCTAGAGATTCTGAGTTGCATGCCAGCACTGCAAGTAGTCCGAGTCAAAGAGCTCGTGGAGTAAACGCGAGCAACTCCACGAGAGGAAGAAGTGCATTTCGTCTCTTCCCAACTTCTCCAGCTATTGACAATTCCGTCCTTAGACCTCAGCCTCGTTTTCCTAACCACCCTGCCCGAGTGATCAAAGTTGTACCTCATAATGCCCGATCAGCTACAGAATCTGCTGCTCGGATTTTTCAGTCCATACAAGAAGAGAGGAAACAGTAG
- the LOC107871010 gene encoding uncharacterized protein LOC107871010, which produces MTYNDGSRETGCFDLTCPGFVQISHEIALGAAIYPISTQNGLPFSITIYIYKDLNTSNWWLQYGGTINIGYWPSKIFDGGLKYHATIVQWGGEVYSKNVKTIHPHTKTQMGSGQFPVYIFDNTGFMKYMRILDNAMALKFPQIVNVYSEEYDCYRTQYMGDYTEEPEFHFGGPGRNPICP; this is translated from the exons ATGACATAT AATGATGGCTCAAGAGAAACAGGATGCTTTGACTTAACATGTCCTGGTTTTGTACAAATCAGCCATGAAATAGCACTTGGTGCTGCTATATATCCAATATCAACTCAAAATGGCCTTCCATTTTCAATTACTATTTATATCTACAAG GATTTAAATACTAGCAATTGGTGGCTACAATATGGAGGAACAATCAACATAGGATATTGGCCATCAAAGATATTTGATGGTGGACTAAAATATCATGCAACAATAGTTCAATGGGGTGGTGAAGTTTATAGCAAAAATGTGAAAACAATTCATCCACATACAAAAACACAAATGGGAAGTGGACAATTTCCagtatatatatttgataatactGGATTTATGAAGTATATGAGAATTCTTGATAATGCAATGGCGTTGAAGTTCCCACAAATTGTTAATGTTTATTCAGAGGAATATGATTGTTATAGGACTCAATATATGGGTGATTATACTGAGGAACCTGAATTTCACTTTGGTGGACCTGGAAGAAATCCAATTTGTCCTTGA